AAGATATTTTTTCCGATATTGACGAAGATATTGAAATTGTGAAAGACAATGCCGGAAACATTTATTTCCCTGAATTTGAAATAAATACAATCGGCAATTGGAACTTCAAGGAAGGATATTCGGTTTATACTAAGTCTGCAGCTACTCTCGCCGTAGTCGGATTGCCCGTCTTTCCCGGAGAAAATCCAATTACTCTAACTGCCGGCTGGAATCAGATTGCTTATTTGCGTAATTCTGCTATGAACATTGAAATCGCTTTGGAAGATATTACCGATGACAATAATTTAGTGATTGTCAAAGACAATAGCGGTAATATCTATTATCCCGAGTTTGGTATCAATACTATTGGAGACATGACGCCCGGTCAAGGCTACCAATTATTCATTATCCAAGCTGATACTCTCGTTTATCCTGATAATTGATTCTCCAAATTGCATTTCAAAGATTTTTGAATAATCAAAATCTTATTCAATTTATAATAAAACCCGATATCTAATCGGGTTTTTTTATTTTCCTCATAATCTAACACATTCAAGCTTAGCGTGATTTTTGCCAAAAGGACTTTGAAATACTACAAAAAAAACATACCTAAAGATGTGATAAGTATAAGAAATATATAGAATTATGTAAGATGCTTCATGATATATGAGTTATCTTTGAAATGCAAATGAGTCCGTTTCACAAGATTCATAAGCAAAACTATCATATAGATAGTAATACAAATTTATTTAAGGGGTATGGATTATGACAAAAAATTTCAGATTAGCGAGGATATGTACAAATTCATTACGTCTCCTTGGAGCAATTTTGATTTTTGGATTGACTATGAATACGAAAGCAACTTCGATTCCTGCATTGGACCTTCGTTCTATGGAAGATTTTGTAATTTTAGCGGGCTCAACAGTTACAGGCATTCCACCGGTTGCTATTAAAGGCAATGTTGGTTTAAGCCCGGCAGCAGGAAGTTTCATAGTGGGATTTGATGGCTCGAATGTTGATGGGATTTTATATGTTGTTGATGATACCGGTCCTGCGGGTTCGGTAAAGAATGCTACATTACTACAAACAGCGAAAAGCGATTTGACAACTGCATACAACGATGCTGCAGGCAGAACTCCTGTACCTACAGGCGACTTCCTCAATCCGGGCGATGGCAATATGGGTGGCTTAAGCCTCGTTGCCGGACTATACAAATTCACATCGTCAGCAGCTATAACCGGAGCAGACCTAACATTAACGGGAAGTTCGTCCGATGTTTGGATTTTTCAGATTGCCACCTCTTTTAATATAGGAAGCGGTATCAAAATTATCCTTGCCGGTGGTGCACAAGCAAAAAATATTTTTTGGCAGGTTGGTACATCCGCTACTATAGGTACTTATGCAACAATGAAAGGTACAATTTTGGCTGACCAATCAGTTACACTTGGTACCGGTGCATCATTAGATGGCAGAGCGTTAGCGTTTAGTGCTTCTGTAACTATGGCTTCCGGCGTCACAACAAAGCACCCGGATTTAGAGGAAGAAAATCCTCCTATATTTTCGGTAAATCCTACAAGTTTGGATTTTGGAAATGTCAGCAACGGTCAAACTAAAATGGATTCTGTAACGGTAACAAACAGAGGTGGCGAAGACCTCATTATTTCAAGCGTTACAAGCACAAATGTAGTGTTTACAGTAACGCCTACTAATGGTACAATTGCACCGGGTGATTCAATAAAATACTATGTAACATTTGCTCCTTTGTCGAATAGTTTAAGAACTGCTTATATCATTTTTAATCATAATGATGAAGGTCAAAAGGATTCGGTGAGTGTAAAAGGTAGCAGTTCATCTGCTATATTTAGTGCCCAACCGAGTACATTATACTTTGGGAAAGTGAATACGGGTTCTCAAAAAGTGGACTCAATAACAGTAACAAATATGGGAACATCGAATCTTATAATAAGTAGTGTGACATCTTCCGATGAATCATATACTGTTAGTTCAACATTCGGCGTAATTGCGCCCGGTAAGAACATGAAGTTTGCTGTTACATTCGCACCGACAACTGACGGATTGAAAACCGGGTATATTTATTTCACTCACAATGCTACCAATCTGAAAGATTCAGTGAGAGTTGTAGGTACCGGCGGTACAGAGAGCACCAATCCGGTATTTTACCTAAACACAACTTATATCAATTTTGGTTCAGTATTGGTGAATTCACAAAAACAGAGGTCGGTTATTATTACAAACACCGGTGATGCTGATTTGCTAATTTCGAGTATATTCTCAGATAGTGACCAATTTACATTTTCATCGCCAAGCGGTACTATTGAACCTGATTCCTCAATGGAAGTCGAAATCACATTTAGACCAACTTCCGAAGGTCTGAAAAGGGGATTCATATTTTTCAATCATAATGCTGCGAATGAATCTGACTCAATTAGGGTCAGTGGTTCAGGTAAATTGAAGTCTCATCCTGAATTTACTATCAATACAACATTTCTTGATTTTGGAACTGTGTTATTTGGTAAGCAAAAACAATGACTAAGTGTTACGGTAACTAATACAGGTGATGCAGATTTGATAATCTCAGATTTGTTTTCTGATAGTCATCAATTTTTTATCTCGCCCACAAGCGGAACTATTCCACCAAATGATACACTTACTTTTTATATAACATTTGCTCCTACAGTTGTTGGAAAAGTGGATGCACTCATCCAATTTACTCACAATGCCGGAATTGACATTATCAATGTTACCGGAATCGGCGAATATGTTATCTCGATAAGCGATGCTAAAGCACTTCCTGCGGGTACCGAATTTGCAATTGAGGGTATAGTTACACGTACTCTTGGCAAATATACACGGATTCAAGATGAAACAGGTGGCATCACAATTTTTCAATCTTCAGGCGACTTCCATTATGATGTTGCAATTAACGAGATTAGAATGCTAGATAGAATTCGTGTTCAAGGTAAATTATCTGAGATGAACCACTTGACTGTTATACACGGCGACGATTTGACAGGATATGAAATATTATCATCTTCTAATACGATGCCGAATCCTATCAAAGTAACATTGCAAGAAATTATGCAAAATGGTGAGATGTACGAAAGTCGCTTGATTACTGTTGTTGACCTGACTATACCTAATGTAGGAGATAATATTTTCAGAGCTGCAACACTATACCAGATTACTGACCCATCAGACAATTCTAATGGTGTTACAATCAGCATAGGAAGTAATGAAGATACATATATGGTAGGACAGCCATTCCTCGAATCAGCAACCTTTGTAGGCGTTCTTAGTCAATCAAGTATGAATTCGCCTTATAATGGATATCAGCTATTCCCGGTACTCCAAAACGATTTGATATTTTCAGAAACAAGCGTTATGGATAACGAGTATTCGCGTAATTTTACATTATCGAATAACTACCCGAATCCATTCACAAATACGACAACAATTCAATATAGTTTGGTAAATTCAGATTATGTAAAAATGAATATTACCGATATGCTTGGAAATGTAGTCGCAACTATTGTTGATGGTTTCCAAAATGCGGGCACACACACAGTAACATTCTCGACAGACGATAAAGCTACTAAACTTGCAAGTGGAGTGTATTACTACACATTATTTTCCGATAAATTC
This Candidatus Kapaibacterium sp. DNA region includes the following protein-coding sequences:
- a CDS encoding ice-binding family protein, encoding MNTKATSIPALDLRSMEDFVILAGSTVTGIPPVAIKGNVGLSPAAGSFIVGFDGSNVDGILYVVDDTGPAGSVKNATLLQTAKSDLTTAYNDAAGRTPVPTGDFLNPGDGNMGGLSLVAGLYKFTSSAAITGADLTLTGSSSDVWIFQIATSFNIGSGIKIILAGGAQAKNIFWQVGTSATIGTYATMKGTILADQSVTLGTGASLDGRALAFSASVTMASGVTTKHPDLEEENPPIFSVNPTSLDFGNVSNGQTKMDSVTVTNRGGEDLIISSVTSTNVVFTVTPTNGTIAPGDSIKYYVTFAPLSNSLRTAYIIFNHNDEGQKDSVSVKGSSSSAIFSAQPSTLYFGKVNTGSQKVDSITVTNMGTSNLIISSVTSSDESYTVSSTFGVIAPGKNMKFAVTFAPTTDGLKTGYIYFTHNATNLKDSVRVVGTGGTESTNPVFYLNTTYINFGSVLVNSQKQRSVIITNTGDADLLISSIFSDSDQFTFSSPSGTIEPDSSMEVEITFRPTSEGLKRGFIFFNHNAANESDSIRVSGSGKLKSHPEFTINTTFLDFGTVLFGKQKQ
- a CDS encoding T9SS type A sorting domain-containing protein; amino-acid sequence: MIISDLFSDSHQFFISPTSGTIPPNDTLTFYITFAPTVVGKVDALIQFTHNAGIDIINVTGIGEYVISISDAKALPAGTEFAIEGIVTRTLGKYTRIQDETGGITIFQSSGDFHYDVAINEIRMLDRIRVQGKLSEMNHLTVIHGDDLTGYEILSSSNTMPNPIKVTLQEIMQNGEMYESRLITVVDLTIPNVGDNIFRAATLYQITDPSDNSNGVTISIGSNEDTYMVGQPFLESATFVGVLSQSSMNSPYNGYQLFPVLQNDLIFSETSVMDNEYSRNFTLSNNYPNPFTNTTTIQYSLVNSDYVKMNITDMLGNVVATIVDGFQNAGTHTVTFSTDDKATKLASGVYYYTLFSDKFSIVRSFVIVD